Proteins co-encoded in one uncultured Draconibacterium sp. genomic window:
- a CDS encoding flippase, with protein sequence MNKTVSIKRNLFHNSLLLLSNLLFPFISFSYASRVLGPEAFGKIQFILVFAQYFVLLAVIGIPTYGVREIAKIRHDQPRISKTVSELLFLNGISSLLLLLVYQGVLFLVPWFHDDQQLYLLGGLIVIFAFSNLDWYYKGMEQFRFLSMRSISIKAISLVALFLFVKTKEDLFVYFIVVIFSILANHLWNLWGVRKIISLKVNELELKRHLPALLTLLGTSVSISIYSVIDTLFLGFLSDDTAVGLYSAAVKINKITIPVLIALGTVLIPRITQSLERRDKIQINQLINQSFAFTCLLGVPVSFGLFLFAKEFIISISGPEFANAVLTMKISAPLALIIGIAHIFGFQLLIPAGYERKYLRATLAGVVVSIALNLLLIGSFKDKGAAVATLSSEIIVTAIAGYFTYKLIKIKLDWGILSKAFLSCLLFIPIAYGVRTISDNEVIRLLIAVPLSALVYFGIQAWIFKNPLIGKAFAFARTRGWIPTALNGRKGRIK encoded by the coding sequence TTGAATAAAACAGTATCCATAAAAAGGAATTTATTTCACAATAGTCTACTCTTATTGAGCAACTTATTGTTTCCTTTTATCAGCTTTTCCTATGCGTCGCGGGTATTGGGACCAGAGGCTTTTGGAAAGATTCAGTTTATTCTGGTATTTGCCCAGTATTTTGTTTTACTGGCAGTCATTGGAATACCAACTTACGGCGTACGTGAAATTGCAAAAATCCGCCACGACCAGCCCCGAATAAGCAAAACAGTTTCGGAACTGCTGTTTTTAAACGGTATTAGTTCGCTTCTTTTGCTTTTGGTGTACCAGGGAGTTTTATTTTTGGTTCCCTGGTTTCACGACGATCAACAACTTTACCTGCTGGGAGGTTTAATTGTAATATTTGCCTTCTCCAACCTCGACTGGTATTACAAAGGTATGGAGCAATTTCGCTTTTTATCGATGCGGTCCATAAGCATAAAAGCAATTTCGCTGGTGGCTTTGTTTCTTTTTGTAAAAACAAAAGAAGACTTGTTCGTTTATTTTATTGTGGTCATTTTTTCGATTTTAGCCAATCACTTATGGAATTTGTGGGGAGTTCGTAAAATCATCTCTTTAAAAGTAAACGAATTAGAACTAAAACGACATCTTCCGGCCTTGCTAACTTTGCTGGGTACTTCGGTATCCATTAGTATTTATTCGGTCATCGATACCTTGTTCCTGGGTTTTTTGTCCGACGATACAGCAGTTGGACTTTATAGCGCAGCCGTGAAGATCAATAAAATTACCATTCCGGTACTGATAGCGCTGGGTACGGTATTAATACCCCGTATTACACAAAGCCTTGAGAGAAGGGATAAAATTCAGATAAATCAATTGATAAACCAATCCTTTGCTTTTACCTGCTTATTGGGCGTACCCGTTAGTTTTGGGCTTTTTCTTTTTGCCAAAGAGTTTATTATCTCTATCTCTGGACCGGAATTCGCCAATGCGGTGCTGACCATGAAAATTAGTGCACCTTTGGCACTGATAATAGGTATTGCACATATTTTTGGGTTTCAATTGCTAATACCGGCAGGCTACGAACGAAAATACCTCCGGGCAACGCTTGCAGGAGTAGTCGTGAGCATAGCTCTAAACCTGTTACTCATTGGAAGCTTTAAAGATAAAGGAGCAGCTGTTGCTACCCTTTCAAGCGAAATTATAGTAACCGCAATCGCCGGCTATTTCACCTATAAACTCATAAAAATAAAACTGGATTGGGGAATACTTTCGAAAGCTTTTCTGTCGTGTTTACTTTTTATTCCCATTGCCTATGGTGTGCGTACGATTTCAGATAATGAAGTCATCCGCCTTTTAATTGCCGTTCCGCTGTCGGCTTTGGTGTATTTTGGTATACAAGCCTGGATATTTAAGAATCCCTTAATCGGTAAAGCTTTTGCCTTTGCCAGAACAAGAGGATGGATACCGACTGCTTTAAACGGGAGAAAAGGCAGGATAAAGTAG
- a CDS encoding capsule assembly Wzi family protein encodes MTWKYYLLVAFALVVTEQVGAQALSSNFEHLEDYYRREQLLGNIEADYSFVSYPLFPTEAFGVKDPHRPNETTGSFFDRDVNKLLGKRLPSDLSLKLLPLVWTNQYNSHHPGDWNDGTMIPAKGYQTFVSSGLYFNVAFGDKLPSLSVKIQPEYVYASNPEYDGFPLTRENPELATLRWAQYYFNTLNYIDQPERFGEDAYNQFNWGQSSVRLNYKSISLGYSNENLWWGPGRRNSLLMTNTAPGFRHFTLNTTSPIRTSIGSFEGQIVMGTLVASGYPPPNTEVKDHNGMLFYSPKRQDDRYFNGMILNYSPKWVKGLHLGLIRSFQMYKIDMDNSFDAYLPVFSSFREKKLVKQAEDLEEGELSNHQKRDSYYSFFMRYVWAKAHVEIYAEYGLADNHWDGRDFMVEMEHSRAFNYGFRKLIELPSEEQVIQVGMEITHLAKNPTSVLRGAQGTYKQGSKTWYTGVGVRQGYTHQGQLLGAGIGPGSNLLSLNVGWNKGLKGIGLQLERYAHNEDFHNETVKDVRMHWVDLATALNGNWNYKNLLFSLNLKFVGAKNYQWIYDFNPEEYWDNSRGTDVFNFHGKLGIMYRF; translated from the coding sequence ATGACCTGGAAATATTATCTATTAGTAGCTTTCGCACTTGTTGTTACCGAACAAGTTGGTGCGCAAGCGCTTTCAAGCAACTTTGAACATCTGGAAGATTATTACCGAAGAGAACAATTACTCGGTAATATAGAGGCGGATTATTCTTTTGTATCCTATCCCCTCTTTCCTACTGAGGCTTTTGGAGTGAAAGATCCGCATCGACCAAACGAAACTACTGGAAGTTTTTTTGACCGGGATGTTAATAAACTTTTGGGGAAACGTTTGCCTTCAGATCTTTCGCTAAAGCTTCTTCCTTTGGTTTGGACCAATCAATACAACTCGCACCATCCGGGAGACTGGAACGATGGCACGATGATTCCTGCCAAAGGCTATCAGACCTTCGTTAGCAGTGGCCTTTATTTTAATGTTGCCTTTGGCGATAAACTACCTTCTCTCTCTGTAAAAATACAACCTGAATATGTTTACGCTTCCAATCCTGAGTATGATGGATTCCCGTTAACACGTGAAAATCCGGAGCTGGCTACTTTAAGATGGGCCCAATATTATTTTAATACCTTAAACTATATCGACCAGCCGGAACGTTTTGGCGAAGACGCCTACAACCAGTTTAACTGGGGACAAAGCAGTGTTCGTTTGAACTACAAATCCATTTCGCTGGGCTATTCCAATGAAAATCTATGGTGGGGCCCCGGCAGAAGAAATAGCCTTTTAATGACCAATACGGCACCAGGATTTCGACATTTCACCTTAAATACCACCAGCCCAATTCGAACATCGATTGGTTCATTTGAAGGACAAATTGTAATGGGAACCTTGGTCGCTTCGGGCTACCCGCCACCAAATACAGAAGTAAAAGACCATAACGGCATGCTCTTTTATTCACCTAAACGGCAAGACGACCGTTATTTTAACGGAATGATACTGAATTACAGCCCCAAATGGGTAAAGGGCCTCCACCTGGGTTTAATACGTAGTTTCCAGATGTATAAGATCGATATGGACAACTCTTTCGACGCATATCTCCCTGTTTTTAGTTCTTTCCGGGAAAAAAAGCTCGTAAAACAAGCTGAGGATCTGGAGGAAGGAGAACTGAGTAATCACCAGAAAAGAGATTCGTACTACTCCTTTTTTATGCGTTATGTCTGGGCAAAAGCACATGTTGAAATATATGCGGAATATGGCCTGGCCGACAATCATTGGGATGGAAGAGATTTTATGGTGGAAATGGAACATTCAAGGGCCTTCAATTATGGATTCAGAAAACTGATTGAACTCCCTTCAGAGGAGCAAGTGATTCAGGTGGGAATGGAAATCACCCATTTGGCAAAAAATCCAACATCAGTATTAAGAGGAGCCCAGGGAACATACAAACAAGGCAGCAAAACCTGGTACACCGGCGTTGGTGTTCGTCAGGGATACACCCACCAGGGACAACTACTGGGTGCCGGAATTGGGCCGGGCAGCAACCTGCTTAGTTTGAATGTAGGCTGGAACAAAGGATTGAAAGGGATCGGACTTCAATTGGAAAGATACGCGCACAATGAAGATTTCCACAATGAGACCGTAAAGGATGTGCGAATGCATTGGGTAGACCTGGCAACTGCATTAAACGGAAATTGGAATTATAAAAATTTACTGTTTTCATTAAATTTAAAATTTGTTGGAGCTAAAAACTACCAGTGGATTTACGATTTTAACCCCGAGGAATACTGGGATAACAGTCGAGGTACAGATGTTTTCAATTTCCACGGAAAACTGGGAATTATGTACCGCTTTTAG
- a CDS encoding capsule assembly Wzi family protein, with the protein MYTKYKHLIFLSMLFFIGVESCIAQSLSLNKQNLNDYYRRQQLLGNMNPTISFTSRPLFSEALEKDDIFDPENSLDNSSLINFDGSFFFHKQRGQFTLLPGSLLNQYNSHHPEGINDGSMIPARGAQMRADLGFYFKYSLLSITFNPEFVYAHNKLFDGFPSGYKTTLNLQFPNTKGTIDLPERLDGFNYTKLFWGQSSVRLTYKPISIGLSSENLWWGPGYKNSLLMTNSASGFLHLTLNTVRPIKTPIGSFEGQIIAGKLEESGYTEGLPDDWRYLNAMVLSYQPRWVPGLFLGFTRSFQTYSEDIGSGFSDYLPVFSFLSKSSNGSNEEVDSQRQNQLISLFVRWLFPESHGEIYFEFGREDHSWDMRDFFLEPTHTSAYILGAHKLLGFKGKRYFQVRGEITQMSSNQTTINRHRDYGNGRGGYSWYYHGLVKHGYTHEGQLIGAGLDPTSNIQTLEITWNNGLKQIGLELERYVHGNGFWFSRITDFRSNWVDLSTSVFTNWDYKNFLIYGKIKLISSRNYQWLYEPTWTEVQADYWTHTDNTFNLHTQLGISYRF; encoded by the coding sequence ATGTACACCAAATATAAACACCTGATTTTTTTATCCATGCTATTTTTTATTGGCGTAGAAAGTTGTATCGCTCAATCCTTATCCTTAAATAAACAAAATCTGAATGACTATTACCGTCGTCAGCAATTGCTGGGGAATATGAATCCGACCATTTCTTTTACCTCCCGGCCATTATTTTCGGAAGCGCTGGAAAAAGATGATATTTTTGATCCTGAAAACAGTCTGGATAATTCGAGCCTCATCAACTTCGATGGCAGCTTTTTCTTTCATAAACAAAGAGGACAGTTTACCCTGCTTCCGGGAAGTCTGCTGAACCAATATAACAGTCATCATCCGGAGGGAATAAACGATGGTTCGATGATTCCGGCCCGGGGTGCACAAATGCGCGCCGATCTGGGATTCTATTTCAAATACAGCCTGCTGAGTATAACTTTTAATCCAGAATTTGTTTATGCACACAATAAATTATTCGATGGTTTTCCCTCCGGTTATAAAACCACTTTGAATTTGCAATTTCCGAACACAAAAGGAACAATTGATTTGCCGGAACGGTTGGATGGTTTTAATTATACTAAACTCTTTTGGGGACAAAGCAGTGTTCGCTTAACGTATAAACCTATCTCCATTGGCCTTTCCTCAGAAAACCTTTGGTGGGGACCGGGGTATAAAAATTCACTTTTGATGACCAATTCCGCATCGGGCTTTTTACATCTTACTTTAAATACCGTGCGTCCCATAAAGACCCCAATTGGTTCGTTCGAAGGACAAATTATTGCAGGAAAGCTGGAAGAATCAGGTTACACGGAAGGTTTACCGGATGACTGGCGCTATTTAAATGCTATGGTACTGAGCTACCAACCCCGTTGGGTACCGGGTTTATTTTTGGGCTTTACCCGAAGCTTCCAGACCTACTCGGAAGATATAGGGTCAGGATTTTCGGATTATCTGCCTGTATTCAGCTTTCTATCAAAGAGTTCGAATGGATCCAATGAAGAAGTAGACAGTCAGCGGCAGAATCAGCTTATTTCGCTTTTTGTCAGATGGCTTTTCCCTGAATCCCATGGCGAGATATATTTTGAATTTGGCCGAGAAGACCATTCCTGGGACATGCGTGACTTTTTTCTGGAACCAACGCATACTTCAGCCTATATTCTTGGAGCACATAAATTATTGGGATTTAAAGGAAAACGTTATTTCCAGGTTCGCGGGGAAATTACCCAGATGTCTTCAAATCAAACTACCATTAATCGACATCGTGATTATGGTAACGGTAGAGGAGGATATTCTTGGTATTATCATGGACTGGTTAAACATGGCTATACACACGAAGGTCAGTTAATTGGTGCTGGTTTAGATCCTACGAGTAATATTCAAACATTAGAGATAACTTGGAACAATGGACTGAAACAAATCGGTTTAGAATTGGAACGTTATGTACATGGAAATGGTTTTTGGTTTTCACGTATCACCGATTTTAGATCAAACTGGGTGGATTTAAGCACTTCGGTTTTTACCAACTGGGATTATAAAAACTTCCTGATATATGGTAAAATAAAACTGATTAGCAGTAGAAACTACCAGTGGTTGTACGAACCTACATGGACCGAAGTACAAGCCGATTACTGGACACATACTGACAATACATTTAACCTGCATACGCAATTGGGTATATCCTACAGGTTTTAA
- a CDS encoding glycosyltransferase family A protein, with translation MISVIIPTYNRSSSIERSIRSVLDQSYTVIELIVVDDCSTDNTEKLVRSINDNRLVYYKLEKNSGASYARNCGIKKAKGKYIAFQDSDDTWRPNYLETQLNTFLKVEDTYDAQICRFSYLMDNEERISPARKDIKDGISLEKLFLKNVVGTPVLIVKKETLEEIGGFDSNLPAFQDWDLALRLYLNKHKINAIQNVLVDVCVSDDSITRNNTKRINALESLFEKHRTYLTGNHRSHYNFSYAAYSLYRLHQPEKRMKYFFNCFQLCPFNCLNLRLIVHEIVLALKQK, from the coding sequence ATGATTTCGGTTATTATACCCACATACAACAGAAGTTCCAGTATTGAAAGATCGATACGCAGTGTTCTTGATCAAAGTTATACAGTTATTGAACTTATAGTTGTTGATGACTGCTCAACAGACAATACAGAAAAGCTTGTAAGGTCGATAAACGATAACCGACTGGTATATTATAAGCTGGAAAAGAACAGTGGAGCTAGCTATGCCCGTAATTGTGGTATAAAGAAAGCCAAAGGCAAGTATATTGCATTTCAGGACAGTGACGATACCTGGCGCCCCAACTACCTGGAAACCCAGCTCAATACCTTCTTAAAAGTTGAAGATACATATGATGCCCAGATATGCCGCTTCAGCTATTTAATGGACAATGAGGAAAGGATCTCGCCAGCCAGAAAAGATATAAAAGACGGAATTTCTCTGGAGAAGCTGTTTTTAAAAAATGTTGTGGGCACACCGGTTTTAATTGTAAAAAAAGAAACACTGGAAGAAATTGGCGGTTTTGACAGTAATTTACCCGCTTTTCAGGACTGGGACCTGGCCTTAAGGTTATATCTTAACAAACACAAAATCAATGCGATTCAAAATGTTCTGGTTGATGTTTGTGTTTCCGATGATTCAATAACTAGAAACAATACGAAAAGAATAAATGCTTTGGAAAGCCTGTTTGAAAAACACAGGACTTATCTGACAGGGAACCATAGAAGCCATTACAATTTTTCTTATGCCGCCTATTCATTATACCGTTTGCACCAACCTGAAAAAAGAATGAAATATTTTTTTAACTGCTTTCAACTTTGTCCTTTCAATTGCCTTAATTTACGCCTAATTGTACACGAAATAGTTTTAGCTTTAAAACAGAAGTAA
- a CDS encoding glycosyltransferase yields the protein MREKEENIVVLILNYNSWKSTIDYVHLLRKQTNVKLSVLIVDNCSPDRSFEQLSEYYTDSTDVEVIKSEHNGGYAYGNNFGLNYLIQKGTNRDTFVAISNNDITIENNLLLNKLTESYIRCKNVAFISPVMYIGGKVAPNFAWRIPDMKYDISTVVSSDRAKANTAIYYPLPLSKTKKFTKENDEDLFPAECIPGAFFMGRLSTFQNIAFFDERTFLFGEERIIAKKVKDAGLCNYIALNLSYDHQISTVIDKETDLVSRLTHILNSRIVYYKYHSNKNVLKVTFLKIFYSLYLTVARIRQKVKGYK from the coding sequence ATGAGAGAGAAAGAAGAAAATATTGTCGTCTTAATATTGAATTACAACTCATGGAAATCAACGATTGACTATGTGCATTTGTTACGCAAACAAACAAATGTAAAACTATCAGTTCTTATCGTCGACAACTGTTCTCCAGACCGGTCTTTTGAACAACTTTCAGAATATTATACCGATTCTACTGATGTGGAAGTGATTAAAAGCGAACACAATGGAGGATATGCCTATGGTAACAACTTCGGTCTTAATTACCTTATTCAAAAAGGGACTAACCGGGATACTTTTGTTGCTATATCAAACAACGACATTACCATTGAAAACAACCTGCTGTTAAATAAACTTACAGAAAGCTACATCAGATGTAAGAATGTGGCCTTCATCTCTCCTGTAATGTACATAGGAGGCAAAGTAGCTCCCAATTTTGCATGGCGTATTCCCGATATGAAATACGATATTTCAACCGTAGTTAGTTCTGATCGGGCAAAAGCTAATACTGCCATTTACTACCCTTTACCATTAAGTAAAACAAAAAAATTTACAAAGGAAAATGACGAAGACTTATTTCCTGCAGAGTGCATTCCGGGTGCTTTTTTTATGGGTAGATTAAGCACTTTCCAAAACATTGCTTTTTTTGATGAAAGGACCTTTCTTTTTGGCGAAGAAAGGATTATTGCAAAAAAGGTAAAGGATGCCGGACTTTGCAATTACATAGCACTTAACCTTAGTTATGATCACCAGATTTCAACCGTTATTGACAAAGAGACAGATCTTGTTTCCAGGCTGACTCATATTTTAAACAGCAGAATCGTTTATTACAAGTACCATTCGAACAAAAATGTATTAAAAGTAACATTTCTTAAAATATTCTACTCGCTATATTTGACAGTTGCAAGAATCCGGCAAAAGGTTAAGGGATACAAATAA
- a CDS encoding glycosyltransferase family 2 protein — MKIEILLATYNSANYLRDLLDSLVAQSYANWNILVHDDGSDDETIAIFKEFEKQQGREIKILSSDKNLGPMRSFEKLLEYSSAEYIMFCDQDDVWLPHKIEESLARIQQLERKNPDKAALVFSDLEVVDEQLATINPSFWNYSKVDPENVYNAYKLLINNPAPGCTFIMNRKVKPLVLPFPEQARMHDWWIILKVAESGVIDYLKKPSLLYRQHKKNIVGAEAIKNTYLLSRMANLSLTIKRNKESYQMMKCLSNDYSLLKLFWYKLRISLAKLR, encoded by the coding sequence ATGAAGATAGAGATTTTACTGGCAACATATAATAGCGCAAATTACCTCAGGGATCTTCTCGATTCGCTTGTTGCACAATCGTATGCCAACTGGAACATATTGGTACACGATGATGGTTCGGATGACGAAACCATTGCTATTTTTAAAGAGTTTGAAAAGCAACAAGGCCGTGAGATTAAAATATTGAGTAGTGATAAAAATCTGGGGCCAATGCGAAGTTTCGAAAAACTATTGGAATACAGTTCTGCTGAATACATCATGTTTTGCGATCAGGATGACGTATGGTTGCCCCATAAAATTGAAGAATCATTAGCTCGTATTCAACAACTGGAACGGAAAAACCCCGATAAGGCGGCATTGGTTTTTAGCGATCTGGAAGTAGTAGATGAACAATTAGCTACAATCAATCCATCCTTCTGGAACTACTCGAAAGTCGATCCTGAGAATGTTTATAATGCCTACAAACTCTTAATTAATAATCCGGCTCCAGGTTGTACTTTTATCATGAACAGGAAGGTAAAACCACTGGTTCTGCCATTTCCGGAGCAAGCCAGAATGCACGACTGGTGGATTATCTTAAAAGTAGCAGAATCAGGAGTAATTGACTATCTAAAAAAGCCGAGCTTATTATACCGGCAACACAAAAAAAATATAGTTGGTGCAGAGGCCATAAAAAATACTTACCTGTTATCGCGAATGGCTAATTTATCACTCACCATAAAAAGGAATAAGGAAAGCTACCAAATGATGAAATGTTTATCGAACGATTATTCCCTTCTTAAACTTTTCTGGTACAAACTGCGCATATCGCTGGCTAAACTCCGATGA
- a CDS encoding glycosyltransferase has product MIISVCIPTYNGGQYLKEQLDSILNQTQAVDDIIISDDSSTDQTVEIIRSYNNSKIRLFEKQRFSSPVFNLEFALKQAKGDYIFLADQDDVWMPDKVETLVNELATSKLVISDGIIINQKGKEIASSIFEIYNSRKGFCKNLVKNSYMGCCIAFHKDLLPIVLPFPKKIAMHDLWIGLNAELYTKPIFCPAKLVKYRRHDFNKTPLNTKTNSNSLFYKISFRVIIFLLLITRFSNRKIELLFAKR; this is encoded by the coding sequence ATGATTATTTCGGTTTGTATACCAACCTATAACGGCGGGCAGTATCTAAAAGAACAGCTCGATTCGATCCTGAACCAGACCCAGGCAGTGGATGATATTATTATTTCAGATGATTCGTCAACCGACCAAACGGTTGAAATTATCCGGTCGTATAACAACTCCAAAATAAGGTTATTCGAAAAACAGCGGTTTTCAAGTCCTGTGTTTAACCTCGAATTTGCGTTAAAACAAGCCAAAGGCGACTATATTTTTTTGGCCGACCAGGATGATGTATGGATGCCCGACAAGGTAGAAACTCTGGTCAATGAATTGGCAACAAGTAAATTGGTAATTTCCGACGGAATAATAATAAACCAGAAGGGTAAAGAAATTGCTTCATCAATATTTGAAATCTATAACTCACGAAAAGGCTTTTGTAAGAACCTCGTAAAAAATTCGTACATGGGTTGTTGTATAGCTTTTCATAAAGACTTATTACCGATTGTTCTACCTTTCCCGAAAAAAATTGCCATGCACGATTTATGGATCGGGTTAAATGCAGAATTGTATACAAAACCGATATTCTGTCCTGCCAAATTGGTGAAATACAGAAGGCATGATTTTAATAAAACGCCACTGAATACAAAGACCAATTCCAATTCATTGTTTTATAAAATTTCTTTTCGGGTAATAATATTCTTACTTCTGATTACTCGCTTTTCCAATAGAAAAATAGAATTACTTTTTGCTAAAAGATAA
- a CDS encoding glycosyltransferase family 2 protein, whose translation MGTPQVVVLILNYNSWEATVAYIRQLKQQQGILLSILVVDNCSTDNSHNALVQHLQDEEQVEIVQSRYNGGYAYGNNFGLKFLQQKIKKNTFVVVSNNDVSIDNPNLLQQLVASYSECENIAFISPLMHMSDKPVRNTAWKIPEFSYDIKTVLGFNIAKAGETIYYDLPLQQQTMPVDCLTGSFFMGKLETFIQLDYFDERTFLYEEERILGLKVKKAGLKNYLALQLSFFHENSAIISNEMNHLTQIQHLFNSRIVFHKYHAKTNIFLLTFLKVFYALFLFAKKVQLKFRISN comes from the coding sequence ATGGGAACTCCACAAGTAGTTGTACTAATCCTGAATTATAATTCATGGGAAGCGACTGTTGCCTACATCCGGCAATTAAAACAGCAGCAAGGCATTCTGCTTTCCATTTTGGTAGTCGACAACTGTTCTACCGACAATTCGCACAATGCTCTCGTTCAACATTTGCAAGATGAAGAACAAGTAGAAATCGTACAATCGAGATACAATGGAGGCTACGCTTACGGAAATAATTTTGGCTTAAAATTCCTTCAACAAAAAATCAAAAAAAACACTTTCGTTGTTGTAAGTAACAACGACGTTTCGATTGACAATCCCAACCTGTTGCAGCAACTGGTAGCCAGTTACAGCGAATGCGAAAATATAGCATTTATTTCTCCACTAATGCACATGAGTGATAAGCCGGTTCGAAATACGGCATGGAAAATACCCGAATTTTCTTACGATATAAAAACAGTACTTGGCTTTAATATTGCAAAAGCGGGCGAAACTATTTATTATGATCTTCCGTTGCAACAGCAAACAATGCCCGTAGATTGCCTAACCGGCTCTTTTTTTATGGGAAAACTGGAGACATTTATACAATTAGACTATTTCGATGAACGTACTTTTTTGTATGAAGAGGAGCGCATATTGGGTCTGAAAGTAAAAAAAGCCGGGCTAAAGAACTACCTGGCTTTGCAGCTCAGTTTTTTTCACGAGAATTCCGCGATTATCAGTAATGAAATGAACCATCTGACACAAATCCAGCATTTATTCAATAGCCGGATTGTTTTTCATAAATACCATGCCAAAACAAACATCTTTTTACTTACCTTTTTAAAGGTATTTTATGCACTTTTTCTTTTTGCCAAAAAAGTTCAGTTGAAATTCAGAATAAGCAATTAA